A region of Verrucomicrobiota bacterium DNA encodes the following proteins:
- a CDS encoding ThuA domain-containing protein has protein sequence MKIHSSLRPFVLSFPLALAMLACAAPMTLAAAAKPIRVLLITGGCCHDYANQKDILKKGLEARANLVIDQIHTDDKSTKPPLAILGNPDYAKGYDVVIHDECGSSISDQAQVEGVLKPHRDGVPGVNLHCAMHSYRIGNPNDPVTPGTPHGLWFEYLGLQSSGHGPQEPIAIRFTDKESPIAKGLSDWTTIKEELYNNIDVFKTARPIAYGKQTYKQRNGAERTSDFVVAWVNEYGPKKTRVFSTTIGHNNATVEDSRYLDLVTRGVLWATGHLNDDGTPASGYGPGGK, from the coding sequence ATGAAAATCCACTCTTCTCTTCGCCCCTTCGTCCTGTCCTTCCCTCTCGCGCTGGCGATGCTCGCGTGCGCGGCGCCGATGACCCTGGCCGCCGCCGCAAAACCAATCCGCGTTTTGTTGATCACCGGCGGGTGTTGCCACGATTACGCCAACCAAAAGGACATTCTCAAGAAAGGCCTCGAAGCGCGCGCCAACCTCGTCATCGATCAGATTCACACCGACGACAAAAGCACGAAACCGCCGCTGGCGATTCTGGGAAATCCGGATTACGCGAAAGGTTACGATGTCGTGATCCACGACGAATGCGGCTCCTCGATTTCGGATCAGGCCCAGGTCGAAGGCGTGCTCAAGCCGCATCGAGACGGCGTCCCGGGCGTCAATCTCCATTGCGCCATGCACTCGTATCGCATCGGGAATCCGAACGACCCCGTCACGCCGGGTACGCCGCACGGGTTGTGGTTCGAATACCTCGGCCTGCAATCCAGCGGACACGGTCCGCAGGAACCCATCGCGATCCGCTTCACCGACAAAGAAAGCCCCATCGCCAAGGGCCTGAGTGATTGGACCACGATCAAAGAGGAACTCTACAACAACATCGACGTTTTCAAGACCGCGCGCCCGATTGCCTACGGGAAACAAACCTACAAACAAAGGAACGGCGCGGAGAGGACCAGCGATTTTGTCGTCGCTTGGGTGAACGAATATGGCCCGAAGAAAACCCGCGTTTTCAGCACCACGATTGGTCATAACAACGCGACGGTGGAAGATTCGCGTTACCTCGACCTCGTAACGCGAGGGGTGCTCTGGGCCACCGGTCACCTGAACGACGACGGCACGCCCGCATCGGGCTACGGCCCCGGCGGCAAATGA
- a CDS encoding glycosyltransferase family 2 protein has product MAKRPYARPMNPAGRVRPGEPLDVRGTRPNRLAGDSLALPTSSREDDGSSLSTSTAMSAPPRSGHHPEASGPAASNSICCSVVLAARNEEARIEQTIRHLLAQHGVELEVIAVDDRSTDRTNEILRRLADQDSRVRVLRVDALPEGWLGKCHACHVGAGAATGDWILFTDPDCWLKPDVLARALRVANREKAGHVTLIPGVAPETVGGQAWHLAFLLSVVDWISRVNHDRPKAYLGMGAFNLIRADVYRACGGYEALRLTVLDDVRLGLLVRRAGKPTRAFIGGDDAECHWGATALGMIKIMEKNYFAALDYRTLPALVLGVFGPAAWAAAAIGPLTGTLPGLAAGLALASLIWPAANLARRLGWGFGGAVLTPFMVPVLFYAMLNSAVVTLRQGGIRWRETFYPLHVLKAGGVR; this is encoded by the coding sequence ATGGCCAAGCGGCCATACGCACGGCCCATGAACCCGGCAGGGCGAGTCCGCCCCGGCGAGCCGCTCGACGTCCGTGGCACACGTCCGAATCGGCTCGCGGGGGACAGTCTCGCCCTGCCTACCAGTTCGCGGGAAGACGACGGGAGTTCTTTGTCCACTTCAACAGCCATGTCCGCCCCGCCCCGTTCAGGGCATCATCCCGAAGCCTCCGGCCCGGCCGCGTCCAACTCCATTTGCTGTTCCGTCGTGCTGGCGGCGCGCAACGAGGAAGCTCGCATCGAACAAACCATTCGCCATTTGCTCGCCCAACACGGGGTCGAACTCGAAGTCATCGCCGTGGACGATCGTTCCACGGACCGGACGAACGAGATTCTGCGGCGCCTGGCGGATCAAGATTCGCGCGTTCGCGTCCTGCGTGTGGACGCGCTGCCGGAAGGCTGGTTGGGCAAATGCCACGCTTGCCACGTGGGCGCCGGCGCGGCGACCGGGGATTGGATTCTCTTCACCGACCCGGATTGTTGGCTGAAACCGGATGTCCTGGCGCGGGCGTTGCGCGTCGCGAACCGGGAGAAGGCCGGCCACGTTACTCTGATTCCGGGCGTGGCTCCTGAAACGGTCGGCGGCCAGGCGTGGCACCTGGCTTTTCTGCTCAGCGTCGTGGACTGGATATCGCGGGTCAACCATGACAGGCCGAAAGCTTACCTCGGAATGGGCGCATTCAATCTGATCCGCGCCGATGTTTATCGCGCCTGCGGCGGTTATGAAGCGTTGCGGTTGACGGTGCTGGACGACGTGCGGCTGGGATTGCTCGTGCGCCGGGCCGGGAAACCGACGCGCGCCTTCATCGGGGGCGACGACGCCGAGTGCCATTGGGGCGCCACGGCCCTGGGGATGATCAAAATTATGGAGAAGAATTATTTTGCAGCGCTGGATTATCGAACCCTCCCGGCTTTGGTGCTGGGCGTGTTCGGGCCGGCTGCGTGGGCAGCGGCGGCCATCGGTCCGTTGACCGGGACGCTCCCAGGGCTGGCGGCGGGGCTTGCGTTGGCTTCGCTGATTTGGCCTGCGGCGAACTTGGCGCGGCGGCTGGGCTGGGGTTTCGGAGGCGCAGTTCTGACGCCGTTTATGGTTCCGGTTTTGTTCTACGCGATGCTGAACTCCGCCGTGGTGACGCTCCGCCAGGGCGGCATCCGTTGGCGCGAAACGTTCTATCCTCTGCACGTCCTGAAGGCCGGGGGCGTGCGCTAG